Proteins encoded by one window of Vitis vinifera cultivar Pinot Noir 40024 chromosome 10, ASM3070453v1:
- the LOC104880479 gene encoding uncharacterized protein ECU03_1610, producing MATMFIARNTMLNLSREFPRNRSIALRSPRKVSRVCFTSASKSSEGRNAAEEARENGSNMEGRASEMTEKAKEKTRESMDRTKEQAEEVKDRAKQRAEDMAEKAKEGTYKATETAEEAKEKAKERTREMKEKTSDMAESAADRAKEGTDKATETAEQAKESAKERAREAKEKTSDMAASAADKAKQGASKATETVGAVVDKAKEGKSKAAETAQNIGEKAKQTVQGAWGAAKETTQKIKETVVGKSEDKGKSAEDYVEDLRRPDDKDKSK from the exons ATGGCAACCATGTTTATAGCCAGAAATACCATGCTCAACCTCTCTAGAGAATTCCCTCGAAACCGTTCAATTGCTCTTAGATCTCCTCGCAAGGTCTCAAGGGTCTGCTTCACCTCTGCTTCCAAATCTTCTGAG GGTAGAAATGCAGCAGAGGAAGCAAGAGAAAACGGTTCTAACATGGAAGGTCGAGCGTCGGAAATGACcgagaaagcaaaagaaaagacGAGAGAAAGCATGGACAGAACAAAAGAACAAGCGGAAGAAGTGAAAGACAGAGCAAAACAACGTGCGGAGGACATGGCAGAGAAGGCCAAAGAAGGAACCTATAAAGCAACGGAAACAGCGGAAGAGGCGAAGGAGAAAGCGAAAGAACGTACGCGTGAGATGAAGGAGAAGACGAGCGACATGGCGGAATCCGCAGCGGATAGGGCCAAAGAAGGAACGGACAAAGCAACCGAAACAGCGGAGCAGGCAAAGGAGAGCGCGAAAGAACGCGCACGAGAGGCGAAGGAGAAGACGAGCGACATGGCGGCATCGGCGGCGGATAAGGCCAAACAAGGAGCCTCTAAAGCAACCGAAACAGTGGGGGCGGTGGTGGATAAAGCAAAGGAAGGAAAGAGCAAGGCGGCGGAGACGGCGCAGAATATAGGGGAGAAAGCGAAGCAGACGGTGCAGGGGGCATGGGGAGCAGCAAAGGAGACAACCCAGAAGATCAAAGAGACTGTGGTTGGCAAGTCGGAGGACAAGGGCAAGTCCGCAGAGGACTATGTGGAAGATTTGAGGAGGCCCGACGACAAGGACAAATCAAAATAG